CGCCATCGTGCGCGACCTGGTGCCCGCGCTGGAGCACCTGGCCGGCTCGCTGGAGCGCAAGGCCACCGAGTTCGCCGAGGTCGTGAAGAGCGGCCGCACCCACCTGATGGACGCCACCCCGGTGACCCTCGGGCAGGAGTTCGGCGGCTACGCGGCCGCCGTCCGCTACGGCATCGAGCGGCTGCAGGCCTCCCTCCCCCGGATCGGCGAGCTCCCGCTCGGCGGCACCGCCGTGGGCACGGGCATCAACACCCCGCCCGGTTTCGCCGCCGCCATCATCGAGCGACTGGCCGGCGAGCTGGACCTGCCGCTGTCGGAGGCCCGTGACCACTTCGAGGCGCAGAGCTCCCGGGACGCCCTCGTCGAGGGCTCCGGTCAGCTCAAGACCATCGCCGTCGGGCTGATCAAGATCGCCAACGACCTGCGCTGGATGGGCTCGGGCCCGCGCACCGGCCTGGGCGAGATCGCCCTGCCCGACCTCCAGCCGGGCAGCTCGATCATGCCGGGCAAGGTGAACCCGGTGATCCCCGAGGCGGTGATCCAGGTCGGCGCCCAGGTGATCGGCAACGACGCCGCCGTCACCTACGCCGGCACCACCGGCGTCTTCGAGCTCAACGTGACCCTGCCGCTGATGGCCCGCAACGTGCTCGAGTCGATCCGGCTGCTGGCCAACGTCAGCCGGCTGCTGGCCGACCGCTGCGTCGACGGCGTCACCGCCAACGTCGAGCAGTGCCGCACCTACGCCGAGTCCTCCCCCTCGATCGTCACGCCGCTGAACAAG
The Modestobacter marinus DNA segment above includes these coding regions:
- a CDS encoding class II fumarate hydratase, translated to MATETDGGEYRIEHDSMGEVRVPSWAKWRAQTQRAVENFPISGTPIERELIGALAAIKGAAAAVNASLGVLPQDVADAVTEAAATVARGDWDAHFPIDVFQTGSGTSSNMNTNEVIATLATEALGSPVHPNDHVNASQSSNDVFPSAIHVAATGAIVRDLVPALEHLAGSLERKATEFAEVVKSGRTHLMDATPVTLGQEFGGYAAAVRYGIERLQASLPRIGELPLGGTAVGTGINTPPGFAAAIIERLAGELDLPLSEARDHFEAQSSRDALVEGSGQLKTIAVGLIKIANDLRWMGSGPRTGLGEIALPDLQPGSSIMPGKVNPVIPEAVIQVGAQVIGNDAAVTYAGTTGVFELNVTLPLMARNVLESIRLLANVSRLLADRCVDGVTANVEQCRTYAESSPSIVTPLNKYIGYEEAAKVAKQSLAEQKTIRQVVVERGYVEQGKLTEEQLDAALDVLSMTHP